A genomic window from Slackia heliotrinireducens DSM 20476 includes:
- a CDS encoding 4Fe-4S binding protein, with product MARIEVDEFFCKGCGLCTTVCPMHIVELDATRITDKGYHPAHCTDQERCTGCATCATMCPDVAIKVWR from the coding sequence ATGGCAAGAATAGAAGTTGATGAGTTCTTCTGCAAGGGCTGCGGGCTCTGCACCACCGTGTGCCCCATGCACATCGTAGAACTCGATGCCACTCGCATCACCGACAAGGGGTACCACCCGGCGCACTGCACCGACCAGGAGCGCTGCACCGGTTGCGCCACATGCGCAACCATGTGCCCCGACGTTGCAATTAAGGTTTGGAGGTGA
- a CDS encoding AMP-binding protein, with the protein MLNLNERYLTERYDKLDRVRKITAQWPENFNFGYDIVDEIAGHEPGRRAMVWCNPEGEEHTFTFGDMKKWSDKTANFFTDHGLKRGDYVMVILRRHYQFWFTALALAKIGCVMVPATFMLKEHDLKYRLDGASIKAIVATDVGDIADIIDNTVPECPSVEKLFLVAGGGGGKTPLDEMGDPICDTPIGRHLSGPDKVCTLPAQREGWIDFNTGVREADDEFARRDTLAADPMLMYFSSGTSGNPKMVLHDSSYAIAHIVTAKHWHNVRPHGVHFTIADTGWGKAVWGKFYGQWIMESCVFTYDFDRFHAEEILGLIARYRITTLCCPPTMYRLMMEADFDKYDLSSLEYSTTAGEALNPDLFAFWKEKTGLTIFEGFGQTETPLTVANLTNSVPKPGSMGRPSPLYTVEIKREDGSRCKTGETGEICIKMDPRPAGIMMEYYRNPEKTAEAIHDGWYHTGDTAWCDEHGLFWYVGRNDDVIKSSGYRIGPFEIESVMLEHDAVRECAVTGVPDPLRGFAVKATVVLADGFKGSDALTAELQRWVKRNTAPYKYPRIIEYVDELPRTVNGKIRRVAIRQNDAEKNIDGLV; encoded by the coding sequence ATGCTGAATCTGAATGAACGTTACCTTACTGAACGCTACGACAAACTCGATCGCGTAAGGAAAATCACCGCGCAGTGGCCCGAGAACTTCAACTTCGGCTACGACATCGTCGACGAAATCGCCGGCCACGAGCCCGGCCGTCGCGCCATGGTCTGGTGCAACCCCGAAGGCGAAGAGCACACCTTCACCTTCGGCGACATGAAGAAGTGGTCCGACAAGACGGCGAATTTCTTCACCGACCACGGCCTGAAGCGCGGCGATTACGTGATGGTCATCCTGCGCCGCCACTACCAGTTCTGGTTCACGGCTCTGGCCCTTGCGAAAATCGGATGCGTCATGGTCCCGGCAACGTTCATGCTGAAGGAACACGACCTTAAATACCGTTTGGACGGCGCCTCCATCAAAGCCATCGTGGCAACCGATGTGGGAGACATCGCCGACATCATCGACAATACCGTGCCTGAATGTCCCAGCGTTGAGAAGCTCTTCCTGGTGGCAGGCGGCGGCGGTGGCAAAACGCCTTTGGACGAGATGGGCGACCCCATCTGCGACACGCCCATCGGCAGGCACCTCAGCGGCCCCGACAAGGTTTGCACCCTGCCCGCCCAGCGCGAGGGGTGGATCGACTTCAACACCGGCGTCCGCGAAGCCGACGACGAGTTCGCCCGCCGCGACACGCTGGCCGCCGACCCCATGCTGATGTACTTCTCCAGCGGCACGTCCGGCAACCCCAAGATGGTGCTGCACGATTCGTCCTACGCCATCGCACACATCGTCACCGCCAAGCATTGGCACAACGTGCGTCCCCACGGCGTCCACTTCACCATCGCAGACACCGGCTGGGGCAAGGCCGTCTGGGGCAAGTTCTACGGCCAGTGGATCATGGAGTCCTGCGTGTTCACCTACGACTTCGACCGCTTCCACGCCGAAGAGATCCTGGGGCTCATCGCCCGCTACCGCATCACCACGCTGTGCTGCCCGCCCACGATGTACCGCCTGATGATGGAAGCCGACTTCGACAAGTACGACCTGTCGTCGCTGGAATACTCCACCACCGCAGGCGAGGCCCTCAACCCCGACCTGTTCGCATTCTGGAAAGAGAAGACGGGTCTTACCATCTTCGAGGGATTCGGCCAGACCGAAACCCCGCTCACCGTGGCAAACCTGACCAACTCGGTGCCGAAGCCCGGCTCCATGGGTCGTCCGAGCCCGCTGTACACGGTGGAGATCAAGCGCGAAGACGGCTCCCGCTGCAAGACCGGCGAGACCGGTGAGATCTGCATCAAGATGGACCCGCGCCCTGCAGGCATCATGATGGAGTACTACCGCAATCCCGAAAAGACCGCCGAGGCCATTCATGACGGCTGGTACCACACCGGCGACACCGCCTGGTGCGACGAGCACGGCCTGTTTTGGTACGTCGGTCGCAACGACGACGTCATCAAATCCAGCGGCTACCGCATCGGCCCCTTCGAGATCGAGAGCGTCATGCTCGAACATGATGCCGTTCGCGAATGCGCCGTCACCGGCGTGCCCGATCCGCTCCGCGGCTTCGCCGTCAAGGCGACCGTGGTGCTGGCCGACGGCTTCAAGGGCAGCGACGCCCTTACCGCCGAGCTGCAGCGTTGGGTCAAGCGCAACACCGCTCCTTACAAATACCCGCGCATCATCGAGTACGTGGACGAGCTGCCGCGCACGGTCAACGGCAAGATCCGCCGCGTGGCCATCCGCCAGAACGATGCCGAGAAGAACATCGACGGATTGGTGTAA
- a CDS encoding 5-bromo-4-chloroindolyl phosphate hydrolysis family protein gives MATYPNNSNGNSQGVISQVVSTGADAVVRATKAANRAVSSLDFDGLGATLANAAQHAIDQVRGYSQAPVRSPYVITPKRTGLVGGLQVAGGVVLLATAVSSLVFSLIFTQINGVLAAMGFLSTAAFVAGGVALVSRGTDTFGLGAYIDRIAYALADRLVVPVRELSVATGIPMLRLRKILKRALSCGSIPQGRLEGDGVNETLYLTSASYNAHLQSQANIQKAQAYEQARRQADSQMPDDAQRVVSACQRFAMSMMKASERITHEDTRRRMADLTDRIARMSEAVRSHPDVAPKLDRYVEYYLPTTEKLVNAYAELDAVQATGANADATRQEVDEMLDLLTSATDKQLDDLRLDQVWDVSGDAYVMRTMLSQDGLTGQR, from the coding sequence ATGGCAACCTATCCGAACAACAGCAACGGCAATTCGCAAGGCGTTATCTCCCAGGTCGTTTCGACTGGGGCAGATGCCGTCGTTCGCGCGACAAAGGCTGCCAACCGGGCCGTTTCCTCCCTTGACTTCGACGGGTTGGGCGCTACGCTTGCGAATGCTGCGCAGCACGCCATTGACCAGGTCAGAGGGTATTCGCAGGCTCCCGTCCGCTCGCCTTACGTCATCACGCCGAAGCGCACGGGGCTGGTGGGCGGCCTTCAGGTTGCGGGCGGAGTCGTCCTGCTGGCCACGGCCGTCAGCTCGCTGGTGTTCTCGCTCATCTTCACCCAGATCAACGGCGTTCTCGCTGCCATGGGGTTTCTTTCTACGGCCGCATTCGTGGCAGGCGGCGTTGCTCTGGTGTCCCGCGGCACCGACACCTTCGGCCTTGGTGCCTATATAGATAGGATTGCCTACGCGTTGGCGGACCGCCTTGTCGTTCCGGTGAGGGAGCTTTCCGTGGCGACGGGCATCCCCATGCTGAGGCTTCGCAAGATCCTCAAGCGCGCCTTGAGCTGCGGATCCATACCGCAGGGACGCCTGGAGGGCGACGGCGTGAACGAAACGCTGTACCTGACCAGTGCTTCCTACAACGCGCATCTTCAATCCCAGGCGAACATCCAGAAGGCGCAGGCCTATGAGCAGGCCCGCCGGCAGGCCGATTCCCAAATGCCCGACGATGCCCAGCGCGTCGTTTCGGCGTGCCAGCGTTTCGCGATGTCCATGATGAAGGCATCGGAGCGCATCACCCATGAGGACACGCGCCGCCGCATGGCCGATCTGACCGACCGCATCGCCCGCATGTCCGAGGCCGTGCGTAGCCATCCTGACGTGGCCCCGAAGCTGGACCGCTACGTTGAATACTATCTACCCACCACCGAGAAGCTTGTCAACGCCTATGCCGAGCTCGATGCTGTCCAGGCGACGGGCGCCAATGCCGACGCGACGCGCCAGGAGGTCGACGAGATGCTCGACCTGCTCACGTCCGCGACGGATAAGCAGCTGGACGACCTCCGCCTGGATCAGGTATGGGACGTGTCCGGCGACGCGTACGTAATGCGCACGATGCTGAGCCAGGACGGTTTGACGGGCCAGCGTTAA
- a CDS encoding helix-turn-helix domain-containing protein — protein sequence MEITNIKQAADRIRALREDLGLSMQEMATATGRTLAEYAAQESGETDLSFTFLHKCAKELGVDVVELLTGETPHLTGCSLVRKSEGLSIQRKGSFEYLHKAPNLRHRLAEPFLVTQPYEEEEQGKPIHLSYHEGQELDYIISGRMRFAYEDGGDVAIEELGPGDLLMYDSGKGHGMIAIEGEPVVFLAIVMKPEGNAGII from the coding sequence ATGGAGATCACCAACATCAAGCAAGCCGCAGATCGCATCCGTGCGCTCCGCGAGGATCTTGGTCTGTCCATGCAGGAAATGGCAACTGCCACGGGCCGCACCCTTGCCGAATACGCGGCGCAGGAATCGGGAGAAACGGATCTTTCCTTCACGTTCCTGCACAAATGCGCAAAGGAACTGGGCGTTGACGTCGTCGAGTTGCTGACGGGCGAAACGCCGCACCTGACCGGATGCTCCCTCGTTCGCAAGAGCGAAGGCCTTTCCATCCAGCGCAAGGGTAGCTTCGAATACCTGCATAAGGCACCGAACCTCAGGCACCGCCTGGCTGAACCGTTCCTGGTTACCCAACCCTACGAGGAGGAAGAGCAGGGCAAGCCCATCCACCTCTCCTATCATGAGGGCCAGGAGCTCGACTACATCATCTCCGGCCGCATGCGCTTCGCATACGAAGACGGCGGCGATGTCGCCATCGAAGAACTCGGTCCCGGCGACCTTCTCATGTACGACTCCGGCAAAGGCCACGGCATGATTGCCATCGAAGGCGAGCCAGTCGTATTCCTCGCTATCGTAATGAAGCCCGAAGGGAACGCAGGCATTATCTAG